One genomic window of Trichlorobacter lovleyi includes the following:
- a CDS encoding ATP-binding protein: MTVLLKGKDYIRHLPIRKKLVLIAMVTTVIGLLLASTAFMAYSRYRIKQNMVQDLSSLAMLIAERSNAALLFDDPTLAADNLASLRVKRSVSAACIYKQDGTVFSAYSAVRNQPVSLPGAAHERLHYFTSRHLYVFEPMLLDGKQIGTVCLQATLIELDMLMQSYLLFTLLVVSCSILIALVLSARLQGIVSEPIAAMTRTAELISAQKDYSVRAERQSSDEIGVLVEAFNGMLETIETQNAELLNNNRRLEERVDERTLALNEAKEAAESANRAKSLFLANMSHEIRTPLNAVLGFSQIVLHDPNLSAENRHNLQTVNRSGEHLLTLINDVLDMAKIESGRMVLERATFDLPGLFADVTDMFTPRATGKNLQLVQELQPDLLRYIEGDAGKLRQIIINLLGNAIKFTEQGGVALRARTCQRDQHSWLEVEVEDSGPGIAADDIQRVFDAFEQSETGRKTQGGTGLGLSISREYARFMGGDLTVTSQRGQGTCFHLCLPVIAAEHGPVAAATGQQRRPLRLKPGQQSWQVLVVDDRDTNREILVKMLAPLGFSMIVATNGQEGLELFQAHGPQLVLMDVVMPVMDGREATRRIRELPGGADVPIIAISASVFEDQLQEIIKAGASDFLRKPLREEELLAKIIQFLPAEFEYAGGDDLPSAEQHAELSPRELTEALALLSKVQRQDLLDAAQQLDKGRIVTLLTGLNSLRQPVLDHIRSLAETYRFDLLEEVLIQTSAGEGGAS, encoded by the coding sequence ATGACCGTACTGCTAAAAGGTAAGGACTATATCCGACACCTGCCGATCAGAAAAAAACTGGTCCTGATCGCCATGGTTACCACGGTTATCGGCCTGCTGCTGGCAAGCACCGCCTTCATGGCCTATAGCCGCTACCGGATCAAACAGAACATGGTGCAGGATCTTTCCTCGCTTGCCATGCTGATTGCCGAACGGAGCAATGCTGCCCTGCTGTTTGATGATCCTACCCTGGCAGCGGACAACCTGGCCTCATTACGGGTCAAACGCTCTGTGAGTGCTGCCTGTATCTACAAGCAGGATGGGACGGTTTTCTCTGCTTATTCAGCAGTCAGGAATCAGCCGGTCTCACTCCCCGGGGCGGCGCACGAACGGCTACATTATTTTACCTCCCGCCATCTGTACGTTTTTGAGCCGATGCTGCTGGACGGCAAACAGATCGGTACGGTTTGTCTGCAGGCAACCCTGATTGAGCTGGATATGCTGATGCAGAGTTATCTGCTGTTTACGCTGCTGGTGGTCAGCTGCTCAATCCTGATTGCTCTGGTGTTGTCAGCGCGCTTGCAGGGGATCGTCTCTGAGCCGATTGCGGCAATGACCCGTACCGCCGAACTGATCAGTGCCCAAAAGGACTATTCGGTGCGGGCTGAACGCCAGAGCAGCGATGAAATCGGCGTGTTGGTTGAGGCGTTTAACGGGATGCTGGAAACCATTGAAACCCAGAATGCCGAGCTGTTGAATAATAACCGGCGCCTTGAAGAGCGGGTTGACGAACGGACCCTGGCTCTGAATGAGGCCAAAGAGGCGGCTGAGTCTGCCAACCGGGCCAAGTCGCTGTTCCTGGCCAATATGAGCCACGAGATCCGTACACCGCTGAATGCTGTGTTGGGGTTCAGTCAGATTGTCCTGCATGACCCAAATCTGTCAGCAGAAAATCGCCATAACCTGCAGACCGTCAACCGCTCCGGTGAGCATCTGCTGACCCTGATCAATGATGTGCTGGACATGGCCAAAATCGAATCAGGCCGGATGGTCCTTGAACGGGCAACCTTTGATCTGCCGGGGCTGTTTGCTGATGTAACCGATATGTTTACCCCCCGGGCCACTGGCAAGAACCTGCAGCTGGTCCAGGAACTACAGCCTGATCTGCTGCGCTATATTGAAGGGGATGCGGGCAAGCTGCGCCAGATCATCATCAACCTGCTGGGCAACGCGATCAAGTTTACCGAACAGGGCGGGGTTGCGCTGCGGGCACGAACCTGTCAACGGGATCAGCACAGCTGGCTTGAGGTGGAGGTGGAAGACAGCGGCCCCGGCATTGCAGCCGACGATATCCAACGGGTCTTTGATGCCTTTGAGCAGTCTGAAACCGGTAGAAAAACCCAGGGGGGCACCGGACTGGGGCTTTCCATCAGCCGCGAATATGCCCGCTTCATGGGCGGCGATCTAACGGTCACCAGTCAACGAGGGCAGGGGACCTGCTTCCATCTATGCCTGCCGGTGATTGCGGCAGAACATGGGCCGGTAGCTGCTGCTACCGGACAGCAGCGCCGTCCGCTGCGTCTGAAACCGGGACAGCAGAGCTGGCAGGTGCTGGTGGTGGATGACCGTGACACCAACCGGGAGATCCTGGTCAAGATGCTTGCACCGCTGGGCTTTAGCATGATTGTGGCAACAAACGGACAGGAAGGGCTGGAGCTGTTTCAGGCCCATGGACCGCAACTGGTCTTGATGGATGTGGTGATGCCGGTCATGGATGGCCGTGAGGCAACTAGGCGTATCCGTGAGCTACCCGGAGGCGCTGACGTGCCGATCATCGCCATATCGGCCAGTGTGTTTGAAGATCAGTTGCAGGAGATTATCAAGGCCGGGGCCAGTGATTTTCTGCGCAAGCCGCTGCGGGAAGAAGAGCTGTTGGCAAAGATAATCCAGTTCCTTCCGGCAGAGTTTGAGTATGCAGGAGGGGATGACCTGCCTTCAGCAGAACAGCATGCGGAGCTGTCGCCCCGTGAGCTGACCGAGGCGCTGGCGCTCTTGTCCAAGGTCCAACGTCAGGATCTGCTTGATGCTGCCCAGCAGCTGGATAAGGGGCGCATTGTAACATTGCTTACAGGCCTAAACAGTCTGAGACAACCGGTTCTTGACCATATCCGTTCCCTTGCAGAAACCTACCGCTTTGATCTGCTGGAAGAGGTACTTATCCAGA